Proteins encoded together in one Paracidovorax wautersii window:
- a CDS encoding MFS transporter has product MPSRLSSAPSSSPAPAAAAGLSTPVLLLMAAACGLCAGSNYYNQPLLHSIAMQLRVSEATAALTVTLAQVSYALGLLLLVPLGDKLERRRLIVALIVLAAVGLFLSGFAQGFAMLALGTLMTGLFSVAAQVLVPMAAALAAPGRSGQAVGLVMSGLLTGILAARSVAGLLSGLGGWNLVYRVAGVAMLAVAVALWFALPALRNPQAPSYAQVLRSLGTLARRHPRLRSRALLGGLSFGSVSVLFSTMALMLAGPAHRLSDVHIGLVGLAGVAGALMANAAGRLADRGLEQLTTRVSVLLVLGSWALLWLGGGSLVAFLLGMLLIDLALQGVHISNQNVIYQLAPEARSRLNAVYMTTYFAGAAGGSALGSWAWQHGGWGATCVAGAGVALLNGLAMVHDARLARRPEAQNT; this is encoded by the coding sequence ATGCCGTCCCGTTTGTCCTCTGCTCCCTCCTCCTCTCCTGCCCCCGCGGCCGCCGCAGGCCTGTCCACCCCCGTGCTGCTGCTGATGGCCGCCGCCTGCGGCCTGTGCGCGGGCTCCAACTACTACAACCAGCCCCTACTGCACTCGATCGCCATGCAGTTGCGTGTCAGCGAGGCGACGGCCGCGCTCACCGTCACGCTGGCCCAGGTGTCGTATGCGCTGGGCCTGCTCCTGCTGGTGCCGCTGGGCGACAAGCTGGAGCGCCGCCGGCTGATCGTGGCGCTCATCGTGCTGGCGGCCGTCGGCCTGTTCCTCAGCGGCTTCGCGCAGGGGTTCGCGATGCTCGCCCTGGGCACGCTCATGACGGGCCTGTTCTCCGTGGCGGCGCAGGTGCTGGTGCCCATGGCCGCGGCGCTGGCCGCGCCGGGGCGCAGCGGCCAGGCCGTAGGGCTGGTGATGAGCGGGCTGCTCACCGGCATCCTCGCGGCGCGCAGCGTGGCGGGCCTGCTGTCGGGACTGGGCGGCTGGAATCTGGTGTACCGCGTCGCCGGCGTGGCCATGCTCGCCGTGGCGGTGGCGCTGTGGTTTGCGCTGCCCGCCCTGCGCAACCCGCAGGCCCCCAGCTACGCGCAGGTGCTGCGTTCGCTGGGCACGCTGGCGCGGCGCCATCCGCGCCTGCGCAGCCGTGCGCTGTTGGGCGGGCTCTCGTTCGGCTCGGTGAGCGTGCTGTTCTCCACCATGGCCCTGATGCTGGCCGGGCCCGCGCACCGCCTGAGCGACGTGCACATCGGGCTGGTGGGCCTGGCCGGCGTGGCGGGTGCGCTCATGGCCAACGCCGCCGGGCGCCTGGCGGACCGCGGCCTGGAGCAGCTCACCACCCGCGTGTCCGTGCTGCTGGTGCTGGGCAGCTGGGCGCTGCTGTGGCTGGGCGGCGGCAGCCTGGTGGCGTTCTTGCTGGGCATGCTGCTGATCGATCTGGCCCTACAGGGCGTGCACATCAGCAACCAGAACGTGATCTACCAGCTGGCGCCCGAGGCACGCTCGCGCCTGAATGCCGTCTACATGACGACCTACTTCGCGGGCGCGGCCGGCGGCTCCGCGCTGGGCTCGTGGGCGTGGCAGCACGGCGGCTGGGGTGCGACCTGCGTGGCGGGCGCCGGCGTGGCCTTGCTGAACGGCCTGGCCATGGTTCACGACGCGCGGCTGGCGCGCCGTCCGGAAGCGCAAAATACATAG
- a CDS encoding RidA family protein, translating to MPQSSSTQSALSFNNPAGLYDPQPNGYSHVAIAQGPVRTVYIAGQGGEDAHGVLATGFAAQVRQALTNLQTALAAAGARPGDVAKLTVLIVDHTEERLGVFGQALKALWADAPLPACTLIPVPRLALDGMLFEIDATAVLAAP from the coding sequence ATGCCCCAGTCCTCATCCACCCAGTCTGCACTCTCCTTCAACAACCCCGCCGGCCTGTACGACCCGCAGCCCAACGGCTATTCGCACGTCGCCATCGCCCAGGGGCCGGTGCGCACCGTCTACATCGCGGGCCAGGGCGGCGAAGACGCGCACGGCGTGCTGGCCACCGGTTTCGCCGCGCAGGTACGGCAGGCGCTGACCAACCTGCAGACCGCGCTCGCCGCAGCCGGTGCCCGGCCTGGCGACGTAGCCAAGCTGACCGTGCTGATCGTGGACCACACGGAGGAGCGGCTGGGCGTGTTCGGACAGGCCCTCAAGGCGCTGTGGGCGGATGCGCCCTTGCCCGCCTGCACCCTGATTCCCGTGCCCCGGCTCGCACTCGATGGCATGCTGTTCGAGATCGACGCCACCGCCGTGCTGGCCGCCCCCTGA
- the soxR gene encoding redox-sensitive transcriptional activator SoxR, producing the protein MPAPHTSTAADPSPAAASAPAELTVGEVAARSGLAVSALHFYESKGLIAAVRNAGNQRRYPRSILRRVAVIKVAQRMGVPLAGIAQALQALPQGRTPTAADWRRMSARWKDDLEERIRILEQLRDQLDGCIGCGCLSLKDCPLRNAQDKLAESGPGPHFEEAAAGAVATAAPEPQAAQRPEWIWPQPRIKAPRKRAGKG; encoded by the coding sequence ATGCCTGCTCCCCACACCTCTACCGCTGCCGATCCGTCCCCTGCCGCCGCCAGCGCGCCTGCCGAACTGACCGTGGGCGAGGTGGCCGCGCGCAGCGGCCTGGCCGTGTCGGCGCTGCATTTCTACGAGTCGAAGGGGCTCATCGCCGCGGTGCGCAATGCCGGCAACCAGCGCCGCTATCCGCGCTCCATCCTGCGCCGGGTGGCAGTGATCAAGGTGGCGCAGCGCATGGGCGTGCCGCTGGCGGGGATCGCGCAGGCGCTGCAGGCCCTGCCCCAGGGGCGCACGCCGACGGCGGCCGACTGGCGCCGCATGTCGGCGCGATGGAAGGACGACCTGGAGGAGCGCATCCGCATCCTGGAGCAGCTGCGCGATCAGCTCGATGGCTGCATCGGCTGTGGCTGCCTGTCGCTGAAGGACTGCCCGCTGCGCAACGCCCAGGACAAGCTGGCCGAGTCGGGACCGGGACCGCATTTCGAAGAAGCAGCGGCCGGTGCGGTGGCCACGGCGGCGCCCGAGCCGCAGGCTGCGCAGCGGCCGGAATGGATCTGGCCCCAGCCACGCATCAAGGCGCCGCGCAAGCGTGCCGGCAAAGGCTAA
- a CDS encoding MgtC/SapB family protein, giving the protein MSAWWDSMAGTVSAEFSDVPDLEQFTRIVLRLAIAALLGGLLGLEREHKGKAAGVRTHMLVSMGAAMFVLAAQQAGISAGDNSRVLQGIIAGVGFLGAGTILKGDAENQVKGLTTAAGIWLTAAIGVAAGLGLETTAVLATGLALVIFWAVPLVQTLFDRPAARRAQTVPSTPDRSRDRSDDEAPY; this is encoded by the coding sequence ATGAGCGCGTGGTGGGACAGCATGGCCGGCACGGTGTCGGCGGAGTTCTCCGACGTGCCCGACCTGGAGCAGTTCACCCGCATCGTGCTGCGGCTGGCGATTGCTGCGCTGCTGGGCGGCCTGCTGGGCCTGGAGCGCGAGCACAAGGGCAAGGCGGCCGGCGTGCGCACCCACATGCTGGTGAGCATGGGAGCGGCGATGTTCGTGCTGGCGGCGCAGCAGGCCGGCATCTCGGCCGGCGACAACAGCCGCGTACTGCAGGGCATCATCGCGGGCGTAGGCTTCCTCGGTGCAGGCACCATCCTGAAAGGCGATGCCGAAAACCAGGTCAAGGGCCTGACCACGGCCGCCGGCATCTGGCTCACGGCGGCCATCGGCGTAGCCGCCGGGCTGGGGCTGGAGACCACGGCCGTGCTGGCTACCGGACTGGCCCTGGTGATCTTCTGGGCCGTGCCCCTGGTGCAGACGCTGTTCGACCGGCCGGCGGCGCGGCGTGCGCAGACGGTGCCGTCCACGCCCGACCGCTCCCGCGACCGGTCGGACGACGAAGCGCCGTACTGA
- a CDS encoding pseudouridine synthase, giving the protein MPPLHILWRDDHLVAVYKPAGWLVHRTGLDAGETRFVMQTLRDQIGQHVYPVHRLDKGTCGVLVMALHPAAARALSLAFEQHSVRKRYLALVRGWAPESAEVDHPLRPDDAPPDAPVQDAHTTLRRLARAEVGASADPRFATTRASLVEALPTTGRRHQIRRHLKHIAHPILGDATHGKGPLNRWWAERLGQQRLWLHAWHLSLPHPVSGERLELVSGLQLPGLQETGLSLGPHPAGDAAQPADLLAWHGLWATLPWMA; this is encoded by the coding sequence ATGCCCCCACTGCACATTCTCTGGCGCGACGACCACCTTGTCGCCGTGTACAAACCCGCAGGCTGGCTGGTCCACCGCACCGGGCTCGACGCAGGGGAGACGCGGTTCGTCATGCAGACCTTGCGCGATCAGATCGGGCAGCATGTCTACCCGGTGCACCGGCTGGACAAGGGCACCTGCGGCGTACTGGTGATGGCGCTGCATCCGGCCGCTGCGCGGGCGCTGTCGCTGGCGTTCGAGCAGCACAGCGTGCGCAAGCGCTACCTGGCCCTGGTGCGCGGCTGGGCGCCGGAGAGCGCCGAGGTGGACCACCCCCTGCGCCCGGACGATGCGCCGCCCGACGCGCCCGTGCAGGATGCGCACACCACGCTGCGCCGGCTGGCGCGGGCGGAGGTCGGCGCCAGTGCCGACCCGCGCTTTGCCACCACCCGCGCCTCGCTGGTGGAGGCCTTGCCCACCACCGGCCGCCGGCACCAGATCCGCAGGCACCTCAAGCACATCGCCCATCCCATCCTGGGCGACGCCACCCATGGCAAAGGGCCGCTCAACCGGTGGTGGGCGGAGCGCCTGGGCCAGCAGCGGCTGTGGCTGCATGCCTGGCACCTGAGCCTGCCGCACCCGGTGAGCGGCGAACGATTGGAACTGGTCAGCGGGCTTCAGTTGCCCGGGCTCCAAGAAACAGGCCTTAGCCTCGGTCCGCACCCCGCCGGTGACGCGGCGCAGCCCGCGGATCTGTTGGCCTGGCACGGGCTGTGGGCCACACTGCCCTGGATGGCCTGA
- a CDS encoding ankyrin repeat domain-containing protein: MSAGDWKDLYAAAQTGDLARVRHHIQEGVNPDYQHPEVLCTPLVASLVHGHGAVARYLLEHGASPTLRSDFDDMTPLQAAQRFGREDIVALLKARGAAEERRPFWWRWLPL; this comes from the coding sequence ATGTCGGCAGGCGACTGGAAGGACCTATACGCTGCGGCGCAGACCGGCGATCTGGCGCGGGTACGCCACCACATCCAGGAAGGGGTGAATCCCGATTACCAGCACCCCGAGGTGCTCTGCACGCCGCTGGTGGCCAGCCTGGTGCACGGCCATGGTGCGGTGGCGCGCTACCTGCTGGAGCACGGGGCCAGTCCCACCCTGCGGTCCGACTTCGACGACATGACGCCGCTGCAGGCCGCGCAGCGGTTCGGCCGCGAGGACATCGTGGCGCTGCTGAAGGCGCGCGGAGCCGCCGAAGAGCGCCGCCCTTTCTGGTGGCGCTGGCTGCCGCTCTAA
- a CDS encoding DHHA1 domain-containing protein, producing the protein MITIPAKTRLPLQLLVAPSAQDPQPLILYHGRCADGFGAALAAWRFYGGQAECIGLSHGQVQSLDDLPPLDGRAVYILDFSFAPQLLSAIDERAAKLIMLDHHKSAAEQLAGFACRCGVVHFDMDKSGARLAWEFFHPDAPMPDLVRFIEDRDLWNWAYPQTAGYVAALDMEPFDFDRWDAIARFTPEQTQAFVARGEAMDEKFRHLAADVAGGAQPLVFDGEQGLMVNAPGAFHSLVGEMLSQQSGTFALMWAVGKDGKVKIGLRSQRGYDCSVLATRMGGGGHAQACGFRMGAERLPELLGGVFASTPG; encoded by the coding sequence ATGATCACGATTCCTGCAAAAACCCGGCTGCCGCTGCAACTGCTGGTGGCGCCCAGCGCCCAAGATCCCCAGCCGCTCATCCTCTACCACGGCCGCTGCGCCGACGGCTTCGGTGCGGCGCTGGCCGCCTGGCGCTTCTATGGCGGGCAGGCCGAATGCATCGGCCTGTCGCACGGACAGGTGCAGTCCCTGGACGACTTGCCTCCGCTGGACGGGCGCGCCGTCTACATCCTCGACTTCTCGTTTGCGCCGCAGCTGCTTTCGGCCATCGACGAGCGCGCCGCCAAGCTCATCATGCTCGACCACCACAAAAGCGCGGCCGAGCAGCTGGCCGGCTTTGCCTGCCGCTGCGGCGTGGTGCACTTCGACATGGACAAGTCCGGTGCCCGGCTGGCGTGGGAGTTCTTCCATCCCGATGCGCCCATGCCCGACCTGGTGCGCTTCATCGAGGACCGGGATCTGTGGAACTGGGCCTATCCGCAGACGGCGGGCTATGTGGCCGCGCTGGACATGGAGCCCTTCGACTTCGACCGCTGGGATGCGATCGCCCGGTTCACGCCCGAGCAGACGCAGGCCTTCGTCGCGCGGGGCGAGGCCATGGACGAGAAGTTCCGCCACCTGGCGGCGGACGTGGCCGGCGGCGCGCAGCCGTTGGTGTTCGACGGCGAGCAGGGCCTGATGGTCAACGCCCCGGGCGCCTTCCACAGCCTGGTCGGCGAGATGCTGTCCCAGCAGTCCGGCACCTTCGCGCTGATGTGGGCGGTGGGCAAGGATGGCAAGGTCAAGATCGGCCTGCGCTCGCAGCGCGGCTACGACTGCTCGGTGCTGGCCACCCGCATGGGCGGCGGCGGCCATGCGCAGGCGTGCGGATTCCGCATGGGTGCAGAGCGGCTGCCCGAGCTGCTGGGCGGCGTTTTCGCTTCCACGCCCGGCTAG
- a CDS encoding type 1 glutamine amidotransferase domain-containing protein, with product MPPIHRRAAVQAAAMALAAVAVPTLAAAAGPSSGKPPGREASGQKVLIVVSSHDRKGPDLVAGFWFPELTHPAQVFAEAGLAYDIASPRGGMPPFDGFDLRDEGNRWFWIQPEQRDKLARSLPLAQVDASQYAAVVLVGGHGPMWDFARNRELQAIVRSVYERGGVVGAVCHGPAGLLDLKLSDGRAFLAGRRLTAFTHAEEVSRQYDRLVPFVLESALKDDGAVFEHAGVFESRVVVDGRLVTGQNPASARPFGEAVAALLARPAR from the coding sequence ATGCCACCCATCCATCGCCGCGCGGCCGTCCAGGCCGCTGCCATGGCCCTCGCAGCCGTTGCGGTCCCGACCCTGGCAGCGGCTGCCGGTCCATCGTCCGGCAAACCGCCAGGCCGTGAAGCCAGCGGCCAGAAGGTGCTGATCGTGGTGTCCAGCCACGACCGCAAGGGGCCGGACCTGGTGGCCGGGTTCTGGTTCCCGGAGCTCACCCACCCCGCACAGGTATTCGCAGAAGCCGGCCTGGCCTATGACATCGCCAGCCCCCGGGGCGGCATGCCCCCGTTCGACGGCTTCGACCTCCGCGACGAGGGCAATCGCTGGTTCTGGATCCAGCCGGAGCAGCGCGACAAGCTGGCCCGCAGCCTGCCGCTGGCGCAGGTGGATGCCTCCCAGTACGCGGCCGTGGTGCTGGTCGGCGGACACGGGCCGATGTGGGACTTTGCGCGCAACCGGGAACTGCAGGCCATCGTGCGCTCCGTCTATGAACGGGGCGGGGTGGTGGGCGCCGTATGCCACGGGCCGGCGGGCCTGCTCGATCTGAAGCTGTCCGACGGTCGTGCATTCCTGGCGGGCCGGCGGCTGACGGCCTTCACCCATGCCGAGGAGGTGTCGCGCCAGTACGACCGCCTGGTGCCCTTTGTGCTGGAGTCTGCCCTGAAGGACGATGGTGCCGTGTTCGAGCACGCCGGTGTTTTCGAAAGCCGCGTGGTGGTGGACGGCCGGCTGGTCACGGGCCAGAACCCCGCTTCGGCCCGGCCTTTCGGCGAGGCGGTCGCAGCGCTGCTGGCCCGACCGGCCCGGTAG
- a CDS encoding LysR substrate-binding domain-containing protein, with protein sequence MTDLPLSALRAYQALARCGSFTAAARDLGCAQSAVSRQIATLEAHLQQTLVLRGHRRVQLTQAGMLYLETVQRVLAELEQGAQRLSRPDARPVVKILSMPSFAARWLLPRCTGLREARIEVQLELATSIWDADFHRERFDLAVHYGDGAWPGAQLLMHDSLVPVAAPGLVGAGGLQRIDDLARFCWLHDSLRSSKWPQWLAAHGVERLAGERDMKLQDAETTLSAAVSGLGIAMGHAVLVENDLREGRLVRAWPAQVPLAAGYHLLQSRRAAGNATARALAAWLLAEAEAFRQAEDPARPAP encoded by the coding sequence ATGACTGATCTTCCTCTCTCCGCCCTGCGGGCCTACCAGGCGCTGGCGCGCTGCGGCAGCTTCACGGCGGCGGCGCGGGACCTGGGCTGCGCACAGTCCGCCGTGAGCCGGCAGATCGCGACGCTCGAGGCGCACCTCCAGCAGACGCTGGTCCTGCGCGGCCACCGCCGCGTGCAGCTGACGCAGGCCGGCATGCTCTACCTGGAGACGGTGCAGCGCGTGCTCGCCGAACTGGAGCAGGGTGCGCAGCGCCTGTCGCGGCCAGACGCCAGGCCGGTGGTCAAGATCCTGTCCATGCCTTCGTTCGCGGCGCGGTGGCTGCTGCCGCGTTGCACGGGCCTGCGGGAGGCGCGTATCGAGGTGCAGCTCGAACTCGCCACGTCGATCTGGGACGCCGACTTCCACCGGGAGCGGTTTGACCTCGCGGTCCATTACGGCGACGGTGCCTGGCCGGGCGCCCAACTGCTGATGCATGACAGCCTGGTGCCCGTCGCGGCGCCCGGGCTCGTCGGCGCGGGTGGGCTGCAGCGCATCGATGACCTGGCCCGTTTCTGTTGGTTGCACGACAGCCTGCGCAGCAGCAAGTGGCCGCAGTGGCTGGCCGCGCACGGCGTGGAGCGCCTCGCGGGCGAGCGAGACATGAAGCTGCAGGACGCCGAAACCACGCTTTCCGCCGCCGTGTCGGGGTTGGGCATTGCGATGGGCCATGCCGTGCTGGTGGAAAACGATCTGCGCGAAGGGCGGCTGGTGCGGGCCTGGCCCGCGCAGGTGCCGCTCGCGGCCGGCTACCACCTGCTGCAGTCCCGGCGGGCCGCGGGCAACGCCACGGCGCGTGCGCTGGCGGCCTGGCTGCTGGCCGAGGCAGAAGCCTTTCGCCAGGCGGAGGATCCGGCGCGCCCGGCACCGTGA
- a CDS encoding DUF1501 domain-containing protein, translating to MTHPIDLSRSPSHPGFASTRRHCLQALAALAAPGVLQASLAATPQGATDARFLLVFLRGGYDCASLLVPTASDFYYESRPNIAIARPGSGEGSALPLTADWGLHPSLAGSLQPLYAKKQLAFVPFSGTDDLTRSHFDTQDSIELGQPVGGRRDYRSGFLNRLALELGAQPRWHDHLAPMAFTDTLPLVLRGGYDVPNTALAAAGAAKPGIDERQAGLIASMYQGTPLAGPVAEGFQTRDEVARTMQGEMDAASRNALSTKGFEGTARRMARLMQSRYNLGFVDVGGWDTHVGQGNATGALANRFEELGRGLAAFADEMGPAWDRTTVVVVSEFGRTFRENGNRGTDHGHGSVLWVLGGAIAGGRIAGEQQALTANTLFQNRDYPVLNDYRGVLGGLFARMYGLNGAALSRVFPGAKPKDLRLA from the coding sequence ATGACCCACCCCATCGACCTCTCACGCTCCCCGTCCCACCCGGGCTTCGCGTCCACGCGCCGCCACTGCCTGCAGGCGCTCGCCGCCCTGGCCGCGCCCGGTGTGCTGCAGGCCAGCCTGGCGGCTACGCCGCAGGGCGCCACGGACGCGCGCTTCCTGCTCGTCTTCCTGCGCGGCGGCTACGACTGCGCCAGCCTGCTGGTGCCCACCGCCAGCGACTTCTACTACGAGAGCCGTCCCAACATCGCCATCGCGCGCCCCGGCAGCGGCGAAGGCAGCGCCCTGCCCCTCACCGCCGACTGGGGCCTGCACCCGTCGCTGGCCGGCTCGCTGCAGCCGCTGTACGCGAAGAAGCAGCTGGCGTTCGTGCCGTTTTCGGGCACGGACGACCTCACCCGCAGCCACTTCGACACGCAGGACAGCATCGAACTGGGCCAGCCGGTGGGGGGGCGGCGAGACTACCGCTCGGGCTTCCTGAACCGGCTGGCGCTGGAACTCGGCGCGCAGCCGCGCTGGCACGACCACCTCGCGCCCATGGCTTTCACCGACACCTTGCCCCTGGTGCTGCGCGGCGGATACGACGTGCCCAACACGGCGCTGGCCGCCGCCGGTGCGGCCAAGCCGGGCATCGACGAGCGGCAGGCCGGGCTGATCGCCTCCATGTACCAGGGCACGCCGCTGGCCGGCCCCGTGGCTGAGGGCTTCCAGACGCGCGATGAGGTCGCGCGCACCATGCAGGGCGAGATGGATGCGGCCAGCCGCAACGCCCTCAGCACCAAAGGCTTCGAGGGGACGGCACGGCGCATGGCGCGCCTCATGCAGTCGCGCTACAACCTGGGCTTCGTCGATGTGGGCGGCTGGGACACGCACGTGGGCCAGGGCAACGCCACGGGAGCGCTCGCCAACCGCTTCGAGGAGCTGGGCCGCGGCCTGGCCGCCTTCGCCGACGAGATGGGCCCGGCCTGGGACCGCACGACGGTGGTGGTGGTCAGCGAGTTCGGCCGCACCTTCCGTGAGAACGGCAACCGCGGCACGGACCACGGCCACGGCAGCGTGCTGTGGGTGCTGGGCGGCGCCATCGCGGGCGGGCGCATCGCCGGGGAGCAGCAGGCGCTGACCGCGAACACGCTGTTCCAGAACCGCGACTACCCGGTGCTCAACGACTACCGCGGCGTGCTGGGCGGGCTCTTTGCACGGATGTATGGGCTCAACGGCGCAGCGCTCTCGCGCGTATTCCCGGGGGCCAAGCCGAAGGACCTCCGGCTGGCCTGA
- a CDS encoding MFS transporter: MARVLAVFATQVQAVVVAWQVYDLTREPLALAYVGLAQFLPMLCLLMPAGDLIDRFSRKPILAASWAVGAVCSGLLWWLSGHGAAGVNGIYAVLVLFGCTRAFSGPALQSLLPQIVPRAQLAQAIAANSMLMRSANIGGPFLGGLLYAAGGGELTYLVCLACFALGTAMLARVTVAHAAPLSAALGTMWQRFGAGIHFIRSRPIILGTISLDLFAVLLGGVVALLPIYAHEVLHVGPQGLGALRSAMAIGEVATGLYLSTRPFNRHVGRRMFIAVAIFGVANLVFSLSTLFWLSFVALMVAGAADMVSVYIRGALVQFSTPDDMRGRVNAVNMLFIGSSNELGEFRAGTSAAWLGVVPAAILGGVCTLGVVGTWAWVFKPLRKVDRFEEASPAVQRDSGR, from the coding sequence ATGGCCCGCGTGCTGGCCGTGTTCGCCACCCAGGTGCAGGCCGTGGTGGTGGCCTGGCAGGTCTATGACCTGACGCGCGAGCCGCTGGCGCTGGCCTATGTGGGGCTGGCGCAGTTCCTGCCCATGCTGTGCCTGCTGATGCCGGCCGGAGACCTGATCGACCGGTTCAGCCGCAAGCCCATCCTGGCGGCCAGCTGGGCCGTGGGTGCCGTATGCAGCGGGCTGCTGTGGTGGCTGTCCGGACACGGCGCAGCCGGCGTGAACGGCATCTATGCGGTGCTGGTGCTGTTCGGCTGCACGCGGGCGTTCTCGGGCCCGGCCCTGCAGAGCCTGCTCCCGCAGATCGTGCCGCGCGCCCAACTGGCGCAGGCGATCGCGGCCAACAGCATGCTCATGCGCTCGGCCAACATCGGCGGCCCCTTCCTCGGCGGCCTGCTGTATGCGGCCGGCGGGGGCGAGCTCACCTACCTGGTCTGCCTGGCGTGCTTCGCGCTGGGCACGGCCATGCTGGCCCGCGTGACGGTGGCGCATGCCGCGCCGCTGTCGGCCGCGCTGGGCACCATGTGGCAGCGCTTCGGCGCGGGCATCCACTTCATCCGCTCGCGGCCCATCATCCTGGGCACCATCTCGCTGGACCTGTTCGCCGTGCTGCTGGGCGGCGTGGTGGCGCTGCTGCCCATCTATGCGCACGAGGTGCTGCACGTGGGCCCGCAGGGCCTGGGCGCGTTGCGTAGCGCCATGGCCATCGGCGAGGTCGCCACGGGCCTGTACCTCAGCACGCGGCCGTTCAACCGGCATGTGGGCCGTCGCATGTTCATCGCGGTGGCCATCTTCGGCGTGGCCAACCTGGTGTTCTCGCTGTCCACGCTGTTCTGGCTGTCGTTCGTGGCGCTGATGGTGGCGGGTGCGGCCGACATGGTGAGCGTGTACATCCGCGGTGCGCTGGTGCAGTTCTCCACCCCTGACGACATGCGTGGCCGGGTGAATGCGGTGAACATGCTGTTCATCGGTTCGTCGAACGAACTGGGCGAGTTCCGCGCCGGCACCAGCGCCGCTTGGCTGGGCGTGGTGCCGGCAGCCATCCTGGGCGGCGTGTGCACGCTAGGCGTGGTGGGCACCTGGGCCTGGGTGTTCAAGCCCCTGCGCAAGGTGGACCGCTTCGAAGAGGCGTCCCCGGCCGTGCAGCGCGACAGCGGCCGGTAA
- the rarD gene encoding EamA family transporter RarD: MFKGLIASVLASALFGAMYYLSPLLAPLDGEQIFGWRVLLTLPFTTALLLWQGQGARVRTLLLRVWRLPSLALALGLLLSAALLGVQLWLFMWAPLHGRALPVSLGYFLLPLMMVLTGRVLYRERLTPAQQAAAVLAAAGVLYELVRAGSMSWETWLVALGYPVYFVLRRRLGTDHLCGHWVDMVLMLPAALWFMLRDPSSLPLAAGQAHLWTLLPAMGALSGVALALYMAASRLLPLGLFGLLSYVEPVLLVLVALLLGEGVARAQWPMYGFILAAVVAMMVDGIWRLLRERRTRRALRTC, from the coding sequence GTGTTCAAGGGCTTGATCGCCTCCGTCCTCGCGTCCGCGCTGTTCGGGGCCATGTACTACCTCTCGCCCTTGCTGGCACCGCTCGATGGCGAGCAGATCTTCGGCTGGCGGGTGCTGCTCACCCTGCCGTTCACCACGGCGCTCCTGCTGTGGCAGGGCCAGGGCGCGCGCGTGCGCACGCTGCTGCTGCGGGTCTGGCGGCTGCCGTCGCTGGCGCTGGCGCTGGGCCTGCTGCTCAGCGCGGCCCTGCTGGGCGTGCAGCTGTGGCTGTTCATGTGGGCGCCGCTGCATGGCCGGGCGCTGCCGGTATCGCTGGGCTACTTCCTGCTGCCGCTGATGATGGTGCTGACGGGCCGCGTGCTGTACCGCGAGCGTCTCACCCCCGCGCAGCAGGCCGCGGCCGTGCTGGCCGCCGCCGGGGTGCTGTACGAACTGGTGCGCGCGGGCAGCATGTCGTGGGAGACCTGGCTCGTCGCGCTGGGCTACCCCGTGTACTTCGTGCTGCGCCGCCGCCTGGGCACCGACCACCTGTGCGGGCATTGGGTGGACATGGTGCTGATGCTGCCGGCCGCACTGTGGTTCATGCTGCGCGATCCGTCCTCGCTGCCGCTGGCGGCAGGGCAGGCCCATCTGTGGACGCTGCTGCCCGCGATGGGCGCGCTCAGCGGCGTGGCCCTGGCGCTGTACATGGCGGCCAGCCGGCTGCTGCCGCTGGGCCTGTTCGGGCTGCTGAGCTATGTGGAGCCGGTGCTGCTGGTGCTGGTGGCGCTGCTGCTGGGCGAAGGGGTCGCCCGCGCGCAGTGGCCGATGTACGGCTTCATCCTGGCGGCCGTCGTGGCCATGATGGTCGACGGTATCTGGCGCCTGCTGCGCGAGCGGCGCACGCGCAGGGCGCTAAGAACGTGTTGA